Proteins from a genomic interval of Fuerstiella sp.:
- a CDS encoding GNAT family N-acetyltransferase, giving the protein MTDEFDIVHAQPDHTDDLAPLFDAYRCWHGMKSDPDGARRFIRQRITAGESEIFFVSQNNRSIAFTQLYPVFCSMSMDCVWMINDLYVIESARQKGLGSALLETAVEFVRALGANRILLEIKSNNTAAQTACETFGWNLNSELLHYSLNLSDSNN; this is encoded by the coding sequence ATGACTGACGAATTCGATATTGTGCATGCTCAGCCGGACCATACCGACGATCTGGCGCCACTGTTTGATGCATACCGTTGCTGGCACGGTATGAAATCAGATCCTGACGGCGCCCGCCGTTTCATCCGACAGCGAATAACGGCCGGTGAATCAGAGATTTTTTTCGTCAGTCAGAACAATCGATCGATCGCGTTCACACAGCTGTACCCGGTGTTTTGTTCCATGTCGATGGACTGCGTCTGGATGATAAATGATCTGTATGTGATTGAATCAGCTCGACAAAAGGGGCTGGGTTCGGCACTGCTGGAGACCGCCGTTGAATTCGTCCGAGCACTGGGGGCAAACCGTATTCTGCTCGAAATCAAAAGTAACAACACAGCTGCTCAGACAGCGTGCGAAACTTTCGGCTGGAATCTGAATTCTGAGTTGCTGCACTACTCACTGAACCTGAGTGACTCCAATAATTAA